In Alkalihalobacterium alkalinitrilicum, a genomic segment contains:
- a CDS encoding sigmaY antisigma factor component — MNELKDLTIYHWLMIATILIIQSTWLFIDAKRRGHRRWFWGIWGLIHAPIPLIVYLLWSRLLVQKLRTK, encoded by the coding sequence ATGAATGAGCTAAAAGACTTAACAATTTATCATTGGCTCATGATTGCAACAATTCTTATCATACAAAGCACGTGGTTATTTATTGATGCAAAACGACGTGGGCACCGACGGTGGTTTTGGGGCATATGGGGACTAATTCATGCTCCTATACCATTAATTGTATATTTATTATGGTCTAGATTACTCGTTCAAAAACTTCGTACCAAATAA
- the sigY gene encoding RNA polymerase sigma factor SigY, with protein sequence MGEDQLIKEAKKGNKKALAMLLQQNYSFLKHYLIKATLQPSLADDLTQETMMKCIERIHQYNGKAKFSTWLIQIGTNLYIDALRKIKTENKWVKEQQYGELIKKVSLQPNDKWTDTVEQLYQLSEDVRLPLILKHYYGYSYDEIGRFPKIPEGTAKSRVHTAIQQLRKELSRDE encoded by the coding sequence ATGGGAGAAGACCAACTAATAAAGGAAGCAAAAAAAGGAAATAAGAAGGCACTCGCTATGCTGTTGCAACAAAATTATTCTTTTTTAAAACATTATTTAATTAAAGCAACATTACAGCCTTCCCTTGCGGATGACCTCACACAAGAAACGATGATGAAATGTATTGAAAGAATTCATCAGTATAACGGAAAAGCAAAGTTTTCAACATGGTTGATTCAAATCGGTACAAATCTTTATATCGATGCATTACGTAAGATAAAAACGGAAAACAAATGGGTTAAAGAACAACAATATGGTGAGTTGATAAAAAAAGTATCTCTTCAACCAAATGATAAATGGACAGACACCGTGGAACAGCTCTACCAATTATCTGAAGACGTACGCCTCCCACTCATACTAAAACATTATTATGGATACTCATACGACGAAATTGGACGCTTTCCAAAGATCCCTGAAGGAACAGCAAAATCTAGAGTTCATACTGCCATTCAACAGCTAAGGAAGGAGTTAAGTAGAGATGAATAA
- a CDS encoding acetyl-CoA hydrolase/transferase family protein: MNITKIFEQKRIASALQTVNLIQPQTDIIVPIAVGEPPGLLDALPKADHLKGNRLFQMLSLRPVLQTNKDKLNIVSMFLNKDERRAFYEHQIDLLPNHFSDLPYILNEITSNRVLMVAVSPMDENGYFSLGTNCDYISFFMDKSVMIIVEVNEYMPRTYGKNQIHISQVDAIFENHQPLPETPSIPVREEDKIIGNSIAELIKNGDTLQIGFGAIPNAIMNDLKSYQDLTIFTEMIPDQVVDLFESSAISNRNNPLAPGKMTATFAYGTKRLYDFMHENKNVFMLPVDESNNVRYIASIDRIVTINATVEVDFLGQCNSETIGGRYYSSTGGQGDFGIGARMAKEGRGVICLHSTAKNGEISKIVPTLPNGAVVTTSKNDVDYVVTEYGVAKLRGKTIRERTKNLIEIAHPKFREELTYEAKKMGFLI; the protein is encoded by the coding sequence ATGAACATTACTAAAATATTTGAACAAAAACGAATAGCATCAGCTTTACAGACAGTTAATTTGATCCAACCACAAACAGATATTATTGTTCCGATCGCAGTAGGGGAACCCCCTGGATTATTAGATGCACTACCAAAAGCTGATCACCTAAAGGGAAATCGATTGTTTCAAATGCTTTCGCTGCGACCTGTATTACAAACGAACAAAGATAAATTAAACATTGTATCAATGTTTTTAAACAAGGATGAACGGCGAGCTTTTTATGAACATCAAATTGATTTATTACCAAACCATTTTTCAGACTTACCGTATATACTGAATGAAATTACTTCAAATCGGGTATTGATGGTTGCAGTTTCGCCAATGGATGAAAATGGATATTTCTCTCTCGGCACGAATTGTGATTATATTTCTTTTTTTATGGACAAAAGCGTAATGATTATTGTAGAAGTTAACGAATATATGCCAAGAACGTATGGAAAAAACCAAATTCATATTAGTCAAGTCGATGCTATCTTTGAAAACCATCAACCGTTACCAGAAACACCGTCAATACCAGTCCGTGAAGAGGATAAAATTATTGGTAATTCAATCGCAGAATTGATTAAAAACGGTGATACATTACAAATTGGCTTTGGAGCAATCCCAAACGCTATAATGAATGATTTAAAGTCTTACCAAGATTTAACGATTTTTACGGAAATGATTCCAGATCAAGTCGTGGATCTTTTTGAAAGTAGTGCTATCTCTAATCGGAATAATCCACTAGCCCCTGGGAAAATGACGGCGACATTTGCGTATGGAACGAAACGACTTTATGATTTTATGCATGAAAATAAAAATGTGTTTATGTTGCCAGTAGATGAATCCAATAATGTCCGTTATATTGCCAGTATCGACCGAATTGTAACAATCAATGCAACTGTGGAAGTAGATTTCCTTGGTCAATGTAATTCAGAAACGATTGGTGGAAGATATTACTCTTCTACAGGAGGACAAGGTGATTTTGGAATTGGTGCTCGAATGGCAAAAGAAGGTAGAGGGGTGATTTGTTTACATTCCACTGCAAAAAATGGAGAAATCTCCAAGATTGTTCCTACTTTACCGAATGGAGCAGTTGTTACGACATCGAAAAACGATGTTGATTATGTTGTTACGGAATATGGGGTTGCAAAACTAAGAGGAAAAACAATTCGTGAGCGAACAAAAAATCTAATTGAAATCGCTCATCCGAAATTTAGAGAAGAGTTAACTTATGAAGCGAAGAAGATGGGCTTTTTAATCTAA
- a CDS encoding YxlC family protein, with the protein MNNQKDTEKKLEPFEQEIHNSLNKLEQNFEVTPPSILELEQLVETVQTNQKKKLYQELLLFWGIAIFVIALVLWSYANFFIVIFMGQIAIVACLIGYFYYSLRKNWSIRKGYQNE; encoded by the coding sequence ATGAATAATCAAAAGGACACTGAAAAAAAACTTGAACCGTTTGAACAAGAGATCCACAATTCATTAAATAAACTTGAACAAAATTTCGAAGTAACTCCCCCTTCAATTCTGGAACTTGAACAGCTAGTTGAAACGGTTCAAACCAATCAAAAGAAAAAACTTTATCAAGAGTTACTTCTGTTCTGGGGTATTGCTATCTTTGTGATAGCCCTTGTATTGTGGAGTTATGCTAATTTCTTTATTGTTATATTTATGGGACAAATTGCCATTGTTGCTTGTTTAATTGGATACTTTTACTATTCTTTAAGAAAAAATTGGTCGATAAGAAAGGGTTACCAAAATGAATGA